Proteins encoded by one window of Modestobacter marinus:
- a CDS encoding ankyrin repeat domain-containing protein codes for MTSRMTARRLGRLVTDGELEAVRAAVQEQPHLLSAAVDQDGADGWTALHLAVLAGQAPMVTVLVEAGADPTARTEDGRTPLQLALTRTPHLVPVLRELGAPVDAASAAFLGEVETLSRALDDGVPLTDPATGTDLLSWAATAGRAGTVQLLLDRGAAPGPALHAAAAVGAPAVVEALLAAGADADVRDPATGRTPLHAAVAGAASDGAAADGAAADGDAPAVVRLLIDAGADLDATTHDGASALDIARVAAARQRAAATGDTPHADSLAEMLVTAGATG; via the coding sequence GTGACGAGTCGGATGACCGCCCGCCGGCTCGGGCGGCTGGTCACCGACGGCGAGCTGGAGGCCGTCCGGGCGGCCGTGCAGGAGCAGCCGCACCTGCTGTCGGCCGCGGTCGACCAGGACGGCGCGGACGGCTGGACCGCGCTGCACCTGGCCGTGCTCGCCGGGCAGGCCCCGATGGTGACCGTGCTGGTCGAGGCCGGGGCCGACCCGACCGCCCGCACCGAGGACGGCCGCACGCCCCTGCAGCTGGCCCTGACCCGCACGCCCCACCTGGTGCCGGTGCTCCGCGAGCTGGGCGCCCCGGTCGACGCCGCATCCGCGGCGTTCCTGGGTGAGGTCGAGACGCTGTCCCGGGCGCTGGACGACGGCGTCCCGCTGACCGACCCGGCCACCGGCACCGACCTGCTCAGCTGGGCGGCGACGGCCGGCCGGGCGGGCACGGTGCAGCTGCTGCTGGACCGTGGCGCAGCGCCCGGCCCGGCGCTGCACGCCGCGGCCGCCGTCGGTGCGCCGGCGGTCGTCGAGGCGCTGCTGGCGGCCGGCGCGGACGCCGACGTCCGGGACCCGGCCACCGGCCGCACCCCCCTGCACGCCGCCGTCGCCGGCGCCGCCTCGGACGGTGCCGCCGCGGACGGTGCTGCCGCGGACGGCGATGCCCCGGCGGTGGTACGGCTGCTGATCGACGCCGGAGCCGACCTGGACGCCACCACCCACGACGGCGCGTCCGCCCTGGACATCGCCCGGGTGGCCGCGGCCCGGCAGCGCGCCGCGGCCACCGGGGACACGCCGCACGCCGACTCGCTCGCCGAGATGCTGGTCACCGCGGGCGCGACCGGATGA
- a CDS encoding ABC transporter permease, which translates to MGTVVARLVRAEWTKLFTTRVWIGLLLGACLLSGAFAALFTAFAGNPDSGLPPLDSPEYGQLAFSLATNATVISVVLGIIGITQEYRHRTATPTFLATPQRGRVVVAKLLAYALVAVPYAVVVCAVTVAVVLVYGNARGGAPELSGENLEVLTFSGLALVIYTVIGVGLGALLKNQVGAIVGALIYLFVVEPLLRSIPATSGAYKWLPGGALEAMTATFEGPDLLEQWQGALLLLGYGLAAALLGSLLAVRRDVV; encoded by the coding sequence ATGGGCACCGTCGTGGCCCGGCTGGTCCGCGCCGAGTGGACGAAGCTGTTCACCACCCGGGTGTGGATCGGCCTGCTGCTGGGCGCCTGCCTGCTCTCCGGGGCGTTCGCGGCGCTGTTCACCGCCTTCGCCGGCAACCCGGACAGCGGGCTCCCGCCGCTGGACTCCCCCGAGTACGGGCAGCTCGCCTTCTCCCTCGCCACGAACGCGACGGTCATCTCGGTGGTGCTCGGCATCATCGGGATCACCCAGGAGTACCGGCACCGCACCGCGACGCCGACCTTCCTCGCCACCCCGCAGCGCGGCCGGGTGGTGGTCGCCAAGCTGCTGGCCTACGCCCTGGTGGCCGTCCCCTACGCGGTCGTCGTCTGTGCGGTGACCGTGGCGGTGGTGCTGGTCTACGGCAACGCCCGCGGTGGCGCACCGGAACTGAGCGGCGAGAACCTCGAGGTGCTCACCTTCTCCGGCCTGGCGCTGGTCATCTACACGGTGATCGGGGTCGGGCTGGGCGCGCTGCTGAAGAACCAGGTCGGCGCCATCGTCGGCGCGCTGATCTACCTCTTCGTCGTGGAGCCGCTGCTGCGCAGCATCCCGGCGACCTCGGGGGCCTACAAGTGGCTGCCCGGTGGCGCGCTGGAGGCGATGACGGCCACCTTCGAGGGGCCGGACCTGCTCGAGCAGTGGCAGGGCGCCCTCCTGCTGCTGGGCTACGGCCTGGCCGCCGCCCTGCTCGGCTCGCTGCTGGCCGTCCGCCGGGACGTGGTCTGA
- a CDS encoding ABC transporter ATP-binding protein: MDPVRVEVDGLTKTFGKVRAVDDLSFTVEPGQVTGFLGPNGAGKTTTLRMALGLITPDTGTTTFNGVRYAGLPEPMRQVGAVLETAFHPARSGRDHLRVYCRATGLPVGRADEVLEQVGLGTAGRRRAGGYSLGMRQRLGLATALLGDPAVLVLDEPANGLDPEGIQWLRGFLRHLAHDQGRTVLVSSHLLAEVEQTADRVVIVGAGKLVRQGTLAELRSGSSGSVLVRSPQSTALADLLRTSGTTIVRTDGAPDGLTVTGLSTDEIGRRAFAGGIELHELRPRTSGLEEVYFRLTAGQEQYAAASEQGAV, encoded by the coding sequence GTGGACCCCGTCCGGGTCGAGGTGGACGGCCTCACGAAGACGTTCGGCAAGGTGCGCGCGGTCGACGACCTGAGCTTCACCGTCGAGCCGGGGCAGGTGACCGGTTTCCTGGGGCCCAACGGCGCCGGGAAGACCACCACGCTGCGGATGGCCCTGGGCCTCATCACGCCCGACACCGGGACGACCACGTTCAACGGCGTCCGCTACGCGGGACTGCCGGAGCCGATGCGCCAGGTCGGCGCGGTGCTGGAGACGGCGTTCCACCCCGCACGCAGCGGCCGCGACCACCTGCGGGTGTACTGCCGCGCGACCGGCCTGCCGGTCGGCCGCGCCGACGAGGTGCTCGAGCAGGTCGGGCTCGGCACCGCCGGCCGGCGCCGGGCCGGGGGCTACTCCCTCGGCATGCGCCAGCGCCTCGGGCTGGCCACGGCGCTGCTGGGCGACCCGGCCGTGCTGGTCCTCGACGAGCCGGCCAACGGCCTGGACCCGGAGGGCATCCAGTGGCTGCGCGGGTTCCTCCGCCACCTGGCCCACGACCAGGGCCGCACGGTGCTGGTCTCCAGCCACCTGCTGGCCGAGGTGGAGCAGACCGCCGACCGGGTGGTGATCGTCGGCGCCGGCAAGCTCGTCCGCCAGGGGACGCTGGCCGAGCTGCGGTCCGGCAGCTCCGGCAGCGTGCTGGTGCGCAGCCCGCAGAGCACCGCGCTGGCCGACCTGCTGCGCACCAGCGGGACGACGATCGTCCGCACCGACGGCGCCCCCGACGGGCTCACGGTCACCGGGCTCAGCACCGACGAGATCGGCCGGCGGGCGTTCGCCGGCGGGATCGAGCTGCACGAGCTGCGGCCGCGCACCAGCGGTCTGGAAGAGGTGTACTTCCGGCTGACCGCCGGCCAGGAGCAGTACGCCGCCGCCTCCGAGCAGGGAGCCGTCTGA
- a CDS encoding adenylate/guanylate cyclase domain-containing protein: MAELAGMPPERTQRLWRALGFADVPEGDPAFTDADVRALARLSALIDSGFVEPGAEASIARAMGQSLSRLADWQTDMLGMLLSTSPADPATAEAAAVRSTERLLPLMRELQDYVWRRHLAANAERLFLAPGTGDRRELAVGFADLVGYTSRSRGMGGRELGAMVEDFEGLAADVIARFRGRVVKTVGDGVLFTCADPVDAVEIALLLPDEWTAADRPPLRVGAAYGPVLTRLGDVYSPVVNLASRLTSIARPSTVLVDQQLARELRGVREYRVRPLRRVSVRGYDNLRPWLVRRGSPGEEAPGVTAFEELLDEIADDVLALPEDEEPPGAAGPFAD, translated from the coding sequence GTGGCCGAGCTCGCCGGCATGCCCCCGGAGCGCACCCAGCGGCTGTGGCGGGCCCTGGGCTTCGCCGACGTCCCCGAGGGCGACCCGGCGTTCACCGACGCCGACGTCCGGGCCCTGGCCCGGCTGTCGGCGCTGATCGACTCGGGCTTCGTCGAGCCCGGCGCCGAGGCGTCCATCGCCCGCGCCATGGGCCAGTCGCTGTCCCGGCTGGCCGACTGGCAGACCGACATGCTGGGGATGCTGCTCAGCACCTCCCCGGCGGACCCGGCGACGGCCGAGGCCGCCGCCGTCCGCTCCACCGAGCGGCTGCTGCCGCTGATGCGCGAGCTGCAGGACTACGTCTGGCGCCGGCACCTGGCCGCCAACGCCGAGCGGCTGTTCCTCGCCCCGGGCACCGGGGACCGGCGGGAGCTGGCGGTCGGTTTCGCCGACCTCGTGGGCTACACCTCGCGCAGCCGCGGCATGGGCGGGCGGGAGCTGGGCGCGATGGTCGAGGACTTCGAGGGGCTGGCCGCCGACGTCATCGCCCGGTTCCGCGGCCGGGTGGTGAAGACGGTCGGGGACGGCGTGCTGTTCACCTGTGCCGACCCGGTGGACGCCGTGGAGATCGCCCTGCTGCTCCCGGACGAGTGGACCGCCGCGGACCGCCCGCCGCTGCGGGTCGGTGCGGCGTACGGGCCGGTGCTCACCCGGCTCGGCGACGTCTACTCACCGGTGGTCAACCTGGCCAGCCGGCTGACCTCGATCGCCCGGCCCTCGACCGTCCTGGTCGACCAGCAGCTGGCGCGCGAGCTGCGCGGTGTCCGGGAGTACCGGGTGCGGCCGCTGCGCCGGGTGTCGGTGCGCGGCTACGACAACCTGCGCCCCTGGCTGGTCCGCCGGGGCAGCCCGGGCGAGGAGGCGCCGGGGGTGACCGCGTTCGAGGAGCTGCTCGACGAGATCGCCGACGACGTCCTCGCGCTGCCCGAGGACGAGGAGCCGCCCGGCGCGGCCGGCCCCTTCGCCGACTGA
- a CDS encoding ABC-F family ATP-binding cassette domain-containing protein yields the protein MSATLLARGLAAGHGARVLFADLDLVVAPGDVVGLVGVNGAGKSTLLKTLAGVLPAESGEIALSPPSATVGYLPQETDRRPGETVLDLLARRTGVAAAERAMEEATEALTAGAPGADDRYGDALERWLALGGADLAERAGAVVDSVAPGVALDAATVGLSGGQAARVGLASLLLSRYDVLLLDEPTNDLDLAGLEQLERFVAGLRTGVVLVSHDREFLARTVTRVVELDLAQQLVRVHDGGYEAYLVEREVARRHAREDFEEFADTKASLEARARMQRNWMAKGVRDSIKKSKDGDKHIKAANRSSSEKQAAKAKQTERRIERLEVVEEPRKEWELRMEIAAAPRAGAVVATLRGAVVRRGGFTLGPVDLQVDWGDRVAITGANGSGKSTLLAALLGRLPLDEGTASLGSGVRLGEVDQVRGLFLGEEPLSAAFGAEVPDLPDADVRTLLAKFGLRADHVVRPAGTLSPGERTRAALALLQARGVNVLVLDEPTNHLDLPAIEQLEQALADYTGTLLLVTHDRRMLEAVHTTRRFAVADGAVQQG from the coding sequence GTGTCCGCCACGCTGCTCGCCCGTGGACTGGCCGCCGGTCACGGCGCCCGGGTCCTGTTCGCCGACCTCGACCTCGTCGTCGCCCCCGGCGACGTCGTCGGCCTGGTCGGGGTGAACGGTGCCGGCAAGTCCACCCTGCTGAAGACGCTGGCCGGGGTGCTGCCGGCCGAGTCCGGGGAGATCGCGCTCAGCCCGCCGTCGGCGACGGTCGGCTACCTGCCGCAGGAGACCGACCGGCGGCCGGGGGAGACCGTGCTCGACCTGCTGGCCCGCCGGACCGGGGTCGCCGCCGCCGAGCGGGCCATGGAGGAGGCCACCGAGGCGCTCACCGCCGGTGCCCCGGGCGCCGACGACCGGTACGGCGACGCCCTGGAGCGCTGGCTGGCCCTCGGCGGCGCCGACCTGGCCGAGCGCGCCGGGGCGGTCGTCGACTCGGTGGCCCCCGGCGTCGCGCTGGACGCGGCGACGGTCGGGCTCTCCGGCGGGCAGGCCGCCCGGGTCGGGCTGGCCTCGCTGCTGCTGAGCCGGTACGACGTCCTGCTGCTCGACGAGCCCACCAACGACCTCGACCTGGCCGGGCTGGAGCAGCTGGAGCGCTTCGTCGCCGGCCTGCGCACCGGGGTGGTGCTGGTCAGCCACGACCGGGAGTTCCTCGCCCGCACCGTCACCCGGGTGGTGGAGCTGGACCTGGCCCAGCAGCTGGTGCGGGTGCACGACGGCGGCTACGAGGCGTACCTCGTCGAGCGGGAGGTGGCCCGCCGGCACGCCCGGGAGGACTTCGAGGAGTTCGCCGACACCAAGGCCTCGCTGGAGGCCCGGGCGCGGATGCAGCGCAACTGGATGGCCAAGGGCGTCCGCGACTCGATCAAGAAGTCCAAGGACGGCGACAAGCACATCAAGGCGGCCAACCGGTCCTCGTCGGAGAAGCAGGCCGCCAAGGCGAAGCAGACCGAGCGGCGGATCGAGCGGCTCGAGGTGGTCGAGGAGCCGCGCAAGGAGTGGGAGCTGCGGATGGAGATCGCCGCGGCCCCGCGGGCCGGCGCCGTGGTCGCCACGCTCCGTGGTGCCGTCGTCCGCCGCGGCGGGTTCACCCTCGGGCCGGTGGACCTGCAGGTCGACTGGGGCGACCGGGTGGCGATCACCGGGGCCAACGGCTCGGGGAAGAGCACCCTGCTGGCCGCGCTGCTGGGCCGGCTGCCGCTGGACGAGGGGACGGCGTCGCTCGGCTCGGGCGTGCGGCTGGGCGAGGTCGACCAGGTGCGCGGGCTGTTCCTGGGCGAGGAGCCGCTGTCGGCCGCGTTCGGCGCGGAGGTGCCCGACCTGCCGGACGCCGACGTGCGGACCCTGCTGGCGAAGTTCGGGCTGCGTGCCGACCACGTGGTGCGGCCGGCCGGCACCCTGTCGCCGGGGGAGCGGACCCGCGCGGCGCTGGCGCTGCTGCAGGCACGCGGGGTGAACGTCCTGGTGCTCGACGAGCCGACCAACCACCTGGACCTGCCGGCGATCGAGCAGCTGGAGCAGGCGCTGGCCGACTACACCGGCACGCTGCTGCTGGTCACCCACGACCGCCGGATGCTCGAGGCGGTGCACACCACCCGGCGGTTCGCGGTGGCCGACGGCGCGGTCCAGCAGGGCTGA
- a CDS encoding DUF305 domain-containing protein, with the protein MTDPGTDDDRGTTGPGRSRGWLTGVLVAVIALGLLVAGGGLAVALGIGRDEQPTTDSVAAGFSRDMSRHHLQAVEMANLALTETTDPEIRQLAFDISATQTNQLGRMQGWLALWDLPFNGGETMAWMTDAEMAGHDMGDDAAGHDMGSPALMPGMATEAELAELRSLSGTAFDRMFLQLMIRHHQGGLAMAEYGQEHSDVDVVEQLARSIAETQSAETATMAAMLRARGGEPLPAP; encoded by the coding sequence ATGACCGATCCCGGAACCGACGACGACCGCGGCACCACCGGCCCCGGGCGGTCCCGCGGCTGGCTGACCGGCGTCCTGGTGGCGGTGATCGCCCTCGGGCTCCTGGTGGCCGGCGGCGGGCTGGCCGTCGCGCTGGGCATCGGGCGCGACGAGCAGCCCACCACCGACTCGGTGGCCGCCGGGTTCTCCCGGGACATGTCCCGGCACCACCTGCAGGCGGTGGAGATGGCCAACCTCGCGCTCACCGAGACCACCGACCCGGAGATCCGCCAGCTGGCCTTCGACATCTCCGCCACCCAGACCAACCAGCTGGGCCGGATGCAGGGCTGGCTGGCCCTGTGGGACCTGCCGTTCAACGGTGGCGAGACCATGGCCTGGATGACCGACGCCGAGATGGCCGGACACGACATGGGCGACGACGCGGCCGGCCACGACATGGGCAGTCCCGCGCTGATGCCCGGCATGGCGACCGAGGCCGAGCTCGCCGAGCTGCGCTCGCTGAGCGGGACGGCGTTCGACCGGATGTTCCTGCAGCTGATGATCCGGCACCACCAGGGCGGGCTGGCCATGGCCGAGTACGGCCAGGAGCACTCCGACGTCGACGTCGTGGAGCAGCTGGCCCGGTCGATCGCGGAGACCCAGAGCGCCGAGACGGCCACCATGGCGGCGATGCTCCGGGCACGCGGCGGGGAGCCCCTGCCGGCGCCCTGA
- a CDS encoding DUF3105 domain-containing protein: MAKDPKPENGRASSGASRGGSRVPGKGSGGRGRTRPPTTVVTQQKPWGLIAAAVAVVVFAAAIIGYAVVQVNEANADKVTEASQITGLETFDYAAGQEHVTTPVSYTESPPVGGPHDGEWADCTGTVYDVDIRHENAVHSMEHGATWITYDPELIADGDLATLEELVEGTSGLMLSPYAGLGSPISLQSWNHQLTVDSADDIRVQQYADFMTYNAEFYPEVGASCENPLFITDPLVAGDGSRGTDAMATDAPTTSTPAAETTSAP; encoded by the coding sequence GTGGCCAAGGACCCCAAGCCCGAGAACGGCCGCGCGAGCAGCGGCGCTTCCCGTGGGGGGTCACGGGTCCCCGGCAAGGGCTCGGGCGGCCGGGGGCGCACGCGCCCGCCGACCACGGTGGTCACCCAGCAGAAGCCGTGGGGCCTGATCGCCGCGGCCGTCGCGGTGGTCGTCTTCGCCGCGGCCATCATCGGCTACGCCGTCGTCCAGGTGAACGAGGCCAACGCCGACAAGGTCACCGAGGCCAGCCAGATCACCGGCCTGGAGACCTTCGACTACGCCGCCGGCCAGGAGCACGTCACCACGCCGGTGAGCTACACCGAGAGCCCGCCGGTCGGCGGCCCGCACGACGGCGAGTGGGCCGACTGCACCGGCACCGTCTACGACGTGGACATCCGGCACGAGAACGCCGTCCACTCCATGGAGCACGGCGCCACCTGGATCACCTACGACCCCGAGCTGATCGCCGACGGCGACCTCGCCACGCTGGAGGAGCTGGTCGAGGGCACGTCCGGGCTCATGCTCTCGCCCTACGCCGGGCTGGGCTCGCCGATCAGCCTGCAGTCGTGGAACCACCAGCTGACCGTCGACTCCGCCGACGACATCCGGGTGCAGCAGTACGCCGACTTCATGACCTACAACGCCGAGTTCTACCCCGAGGTCGGGGCCAGCTGCGAGAACCCGCTGTTCATCACGGACCCGCTGGTCGCGGGCGACGGCAGCCGGGGCACCGACGCGATGGCCACCGACGCGCCGACGACGTCGACCCCGGCGGCCGAGACCACCTCGGCGCCCTGA
- the argS gene encoding arginine--tRNA ligase yields MTPEQLSDVVRSAVAAAVERGVLSVAVPDEVVIERPKNPEHGDYATNVALRLAKAAGRPPREVAEVLAGELRGVEGVSAVDVAGPGFLNVTLAKDALGQIAVRVVAAGEAYGRTEVLAGQRLNLEFVSANPTGPVHIGGTRWAAVGDALGRLLTASGAQVTREYYFNDAGAQIDRFALSLMAAAHGRPVPEDGYAGDYIGEIAGQVVAAEPGVLELPEADQQERFRVLGVDLMFAEIKRTLADFGVAFDVYFSERTLHETGALEKAVARLREQGHVFEADGAVWLRTTTFGDDKDRVLVKSDGETTYFAADCAYYLDKRERGFDKVVIMLGADHHGYIGRYKALVAALGDDPDVNLEILIGQLVNLVRDGEPLRMSKRAGTVVLLEDLVAAVGADAARYALARASVDQQIDLDLDLWSRQTNDNPVFYVQYAHARISSLLRGAADLGLPLGEAGDVDTAALAHQREGDLLRALGEFPRVVASAAELRAPHRVARYLEELAGTYHRFYDSCRVLPRGDEEATPVTTARLWLCAATATVLRNGLAVLGVSAPERM; encoded by the coding sequence GTGACACCCGAGCAGCTCAGCGACGTCGTCCGGTCCGCAGTCGCGGCGGCCGTGGAGCGCGGCGTGCTCTCCGTCGCCGTCCCCGACGAGGTCGTGATCGAGCGGCCGAAGAACCCCGAGCACGGCGACTACGCCACCAACGTGGCGCTCCGGCTGGCCAAGGCCGCCGGTCGCCCGCCGCGGGAGGTCGCCGAGGTGCTCGCCGGCGAGCTGCGCGGCGTCGAGGGCGTCTCCGCGGTCGACGTCGCCGGGCCCGGCTTCCTCAACGTCACGCTCGCCAAGGACGCCCTGGGCCAGATCGCCGTCCGGGTGGTCGCCGCGGGGGAGGCCTACGGGCGCACCGAGGTGCTGGCCGGGCAGCGGCTGAACCTGGAGTTCGTGTCGGCCAACCCGACCGGTCCGGTGCACATCGGCGGCACCCGGTGGGCCGCCGTCGGCGACGCCCTCGGCCGGCTGCTGACCGCCAGCGGCGCGCAGGTGACCCGGGAGTACTACTTCAACGACGCCGGCGCGCAGATCGACCGCTTCGCGCTGAGCCTGATGGCGGCGGCGCACGGCCGGCCGGTGCCCGAGGACGGCTACGCCGGGGACTACATCGGTGAGATCGCCGGCCAGGTGGTCGCCGCCGAGCCCGGGGTCCTGGAGCTGCCCGAGGCCGACCAGCAGGAACGGTTCCGGGTGCTCGGCGTCGACCTGATGTTCGCCGAGATCAAGCGCACGCTGGCCGACTTCGGCGTCGCCTTCGACGTGTACTTCAGCGAGCGCACCCTGCACGAGACCGGCGCGCTGGAGAAGGCGGTGGCCCGGCTGCGCGAGCAGGGCCACGTCTTCGAGGCCGACGGCGCGGTCTGGCTGCGGACGACGACCTTCGGCGACGACAAGGACCGGGTGCTGGTCAAGAGCGACGGCGAGACGACCTACTTCGCCGCCGACTGCGCCTACTACCTGGACAAGCGCGAGCGCGGCTTCGACAAGGTCGTGATCATGCTGGGCGCCGACCACCACGGCTACATCGGCCGGTACAAGGCGCTGGTGGCCGCCCTCGGTGACGACCCGGACGTCAACCTGGAGATCCTGATCGGCCAGCTGGTGAACCTCGTCCGGGACGGGGAGCCGCTGCGGATGAGCAAGCGCGCTGGCACGGTGGTGCTGCTGGAGGACCTGGTCGCCGCCGTCGGGGCCGACGCCGCCCGGTACGCGCTGGCCCGGGCCTCGGTCGACCAGCAGATCGACCTGGACCTGGACCTGTGGAGCCGGCAGACCAACGACAACCCGGTCTTCTACGTCCAGTACGCCCACGCCCGGATCTCCTCGCTGCTGCGCGGCGCCGCCGACCTCGGCCTGCCGCTCGGCGAGGCCGGCGACGTGGACACCGCGGCGCTGGCCCACCAGCGCGAGGGCGACCTGCTCCGGGCACTGGGGGAGTTCCCCCGGGTGGTGGCCTCGGCCGCGGAGCTGCGGGCCCCGCACCGGGTGGCCCGCTACCTGGAGGAGCTGGCCGGCACCTACCACCGGTTCTACGACTCCTGCCGGGTGCTGCCGCGCGGTGACGAGGAGGCCACCCCGGTGACCACGGCCCGGCTGTGGCTGTGCGCCGCGACCGCCACCGTCCTGCGCAACGGCCTGGCCGTGCTCGGCGTCTCCGCCCCGGAGCGGATGTGA
- the lysA gene encoding diaminopimelate decarboxylase: MRAHPAGPLHGNIAPPPAAGPAPADLGVLDPQVWPRSARRVDGELELGGRRVTDLAREHGTPLFVLDEGDFRGRAADFAGAFADADVHYASKAFLCGQVARWIADDGLHLDACSGNELAVALAAGFPAERIALHGNNKSLLELHLAVDAGIGHVVLDSFDEIDRLVPLGEARVAAGGAPVPVLIRSTVGIEAHTHEFIATAHEDQKFGFSLATGDALTAAVRVIREPGLHLAGLHSHIGSQIFDTAGFEAAAHRVVGLLGQVHQATGEVLGELNLGGGFGIAYLSEDDPVSPEDVAVRLRAVIAAECAALGLPVPRLAVEPGRAIAGPGTVTLYEIGTIKPVRLGASGAPGTPLVRNYVSVDGGMSDNIRTALYDASYTCVLANRSSDAPPALCRVVGKHCESGDVLVRDLWLPSDVQPGDLLAVAATGAYCWSMASNYNYLLKPPVVAVRDGVATEIVRRQTLSDVFALDAVLADVPAPSPAIDQPAPEHAAGAQS, encoded by the coding sequence GTGAGGGCGCACCCGGCGGGCCCGCTGCACGGGAACATCGCGCCGCCCCCGGCGGCCGGCCCGGCACCGGCGGACCTGGGCGTGCTCGACCCGCAGGTGTGGCCGCGGTCGGCCCGGCGGGTCGACGGCGAGCTGGAGCTGGGCGGCCGCCGGGTGACCGACCTGGCCCGCGAGCACGGCACGCCGCTGTTCGTGCTGGACGAGGGCGACTTCCGCGGCCGGGCCGCCGACTTCGCCGGCGCCTTCGCCGACGCCGACGTGCACTACGCCTCCAAGGCGTTCCTCTGCGGCCAGGTGGCCCGCTGGATCGCCGACGACGGCCTGCACCTGGACGCCTGCAGCGGCAACGAGCTCGCGGTCGCGCTGGCCGCCGGCTTCCCGGCCGAGCGGATCGCGCTGCACGGCAACAACAAGTCGCTGCTCGAGCTGCATCTCGCGGTCGACGCCGGGATCGGCCACGTCGTGCTGGACTCCTTCGACGAGATCGACCGGCTGGTGCCGCTCGGGGAGGCCCGGGTGGCCGCCGGGGGTGCGCCGGTGCCGGTGCTCATCCGGTCGACGGTCGGCATCGAGGCGCACACCCACGAGTTCATCGCCACCGCCCACGAGGACCAGAAGTTCGGCTTCTCGCTGGCCACCGGTGACGCCCTCACCGCAGCGGTCCGGGTGATCCGCGAGCCGGGCCTGCACCTGGCCGGGCTGCACAGCCACATCGGCTCGCAGATCTTCGACACGGCCGGCTTCGAGGCCGCCGCGCACCGGGTCGTCGGCCTGCTCGGCCAGGTGCACCAGGCCACCGGTGAGGTGCTCGGCGAGCTCAACCTCGGCGGCGGGTTCGGCATCGCCTACCTCTCCGAGGACGACCCGGTCAGCCCCGAGGACGTCGCGGTGCGGCTGCGGGCGGTCATCGCCGCCGAGTGCGCCGCCCTGGGGCTGCCGGTGCCGCGGCTGGCCGTCGAGCCGGGCCGGGCGATCGCCGGCCCCGGCACCGTCACGCTCTACGAGATCGGCACCATCAAGCCGGTGCGGCTCGGGGCCAGCGGCGCCCCGGGCACCCCGCTGGTGCGCAACTACGTGTCCGTCGACGGCGGGATGAGCGACAACATCCGCACCGCCCTCTACGACGCCAGCTACACCTGCGTGCTGGCCAACCGCAGCTCCGACGCCCCGCCGGCGCTCTGCCGCGTGGTCGGCAAGCACTGCGAGAGCGGCGACGTGCTGGTCCGTGACCTGTGGCTGCCGTCGGACGTCCAGCCCGGCGACCTGCTGGCGGTCGCCGCGACCGGCGCCTACTGCTGGTCGATGGCGAGCAACTACAACTACCTGCTGAAGCCGCCGGTGGTCGCCGTGCGGGACGGGGTGGCCACCGAGATCGTCCGGCGTCAGACACTGTCCGACGTGTTCGCCCTCGACGCCGTCCTCGCCGACGTGCCCGCCCCCAGCCCGGCGATCGACCAGCCGGCGCCCGAGCACGCCGCAGGAGCCCAGTCGTGA